One Perca flavescens isolate YP-PL-M2 chromosome 14, PFLA_1.0, whole genome shotgun sequence genomic window carries:
- the clic1 gene encoding chloride intracellular channel protein 1, which translates to MSEANQPKVELFVKAGSDGQSIGNCPFSQRLFMVLWLKGVTFDVTTVDMKRKPDILKDLAPGAQPPFLLYGSEVKTDTNKIEEFLEENLSPPKYPRLAARNPESNTAGMDVFSKFSAYVKNSNPQANENLEKGLLKALKKLDDYLGSPLPDEIDENSDDELTSSSRPFLDGQELTLADCNLLPKLHIVKVVCLKYRNFSIPQSLTNLWRYLNAAYAREEFASTCPIDEEIHIAYSSVAKALK; encoded by the exons ATGAGCGAAGCGAATCAGCCCAAAGTTGAACTTTTTGTGAAG GCAGGGAGCGATGGTCAGAGCATCGGCAACTGTCCTTTCTCCCAGCGCCTCTTCATGGTGCTGTGGCTGAAAGGAGTCACCTTCGATGTTACCACAGTGGATATGAAGAG GAAGCCAGACATCTTGAAGGACCTGGCTCCGGGTGCCCAGCCTCCCTTCCTGTTGTACGGCAGCGAGGTGAAAACAGACACCAACAAGATCGAGGAGTTCCTGGAGGAAAATCTCAGCCCTCCGAA GTATCCCCGTCTGGCTGCTCGTAACCCAGAGTCCAACACAGCAGGCATGGATGTTTTCTCCAAATTCTCTGCTTACGTCAAGAACTCAAACCCTCAGGCCAACGAAA ATCTAGAGAAAGGCCTGCTGAAGGCTCTGAAGAAGCTGGACGACTACCTCGGCTCCCCACTTCCTGACGAGATCGACGAGAATAGCGACGATGAGCTCACTTCCTCATCCCGCCCCTTCCTGGACGGCCAAGAGCTTACTCTGGCTGACTGTAACTTGCTGCCTAAGCTCCACATCGTGAAG GTGGTGTGTTTAAAATACCGAAACTTCAGCATCCCTCAGTCTCTGACAAACCTCTGGAGGTACCTGAACGCAGCGTACGCCAGGGAGGAGTTTGCCTCCACCTGCCCGATCGACGAGGAGATCCACATCGCCTACTCCTCTGTAGCTAAAGCTCTCAAGTAG